A region of Drosophila suzukii chromosome 2L, CBGP_Dsuzu_IsoJpt1.0, whole genome shotgun sequence DNA encodes the following proteins:
- the Or30a gene encoding odorant receptor 30a, whose translation MKLKSMDTVEMPIFGNTLKLMKFWSYLFVHNWRRYVAMTPYIVINCTQYVDIYLSTESLDFIIRNVYLAVLFTNTVVRGVLLCVQRFSYERFINMVKNCYIELLESDDPFILLLVEKTTRQSVFIGRVNLLMGCCTCIGFVTYPLFGSERVLPYGMYLPTIDEYKYISPYYEIFFVIQGIMAPMGCCMYIPYTNMVVTFTLFAILMCKVLQHKLRSLEKLKDCQVRGEIIWCIKYQLKLAGLVDSMNALNTHLHLVEFLCFGAMLCVLLFSLLIAQTIAQTVIVIAYMVMIFANSVVLYYVANELYFQSFDIAIAAYESNWMDFDVDTQKTLKFLIMRSQKPLAILVGGTYPMNLKMLQSLLNAIYSFFTLLRRFYG comes from the exons ATGAAATTGAAATCGATGGATACCGTGGAAATGCCCATTTTCGGGAACACCCTTAAGCTAATGAAGTTCTGGTCATATCTCTTCGTTCACAATTGGCGTCGATATGTCGCCATGACTCCTTATATAGTTATCAACTGTACTCAGTATGTGGATATATATCTGAGCACCGAATCCTTGGATTTCATTATCCGGAATGTATATTTGGCTGTTCTGTTTACCAACACAGTGGTTAGAGGTGTGTTGTTGTGCGTGCAACGATTTAGTTATGAACGGTTCATAAATATGGTGAAAAACTGTTATATCGAATTGTTG GAATCAGATGATCCTTTTATATTACTTTTGGTGGAGAAGACCACACGTCAATCGGTTTTTATAGGAAGGGTAAACTTGCTTATGGGCTGTTGCACTTGCATTGGCTTTGTTACCTATCCCCTTTTTGGATCAGAAAGAG TTTTACCATATGGCATGTATTTGCCCACAATTGATGAGTACAAATACATTTCACCCTACTATGAAATTTTCTTTGTTATCCAAGGCATTATGGCCCCTATGGGATGTTGCATGTACATTCCTTATACAAATATGGTAGTGACCTTTACCCTTTTTGCCATACTCATGTGTAAAGTTCTGCAGCATAAGTTAAGAAGCCTAGAAAAACTGAAGGATTGTCAAGTTCGCGGCGAAATTATATGGTGTATAAAATATCAATTGAAATTGGCAGG ACTAGTGGACTCTATGAATGCCTTGAATACCCATCTACATTTGGTGGAGTTCCTCTGCTTTGGGGCCATGTTGTGTGTTCTTCTATTCTCGCTGCTTATT GCTCAAACCATTGCCCAAACGGTCATAGTTATCGCTTATATGGTTATGATATTTGCCAACAGTGTGGTCCTCTACTACGTGGCCAATGAACTATACTTCCAA AGCTTCGATATTGCCATCGCTGCCTATGAGAGCAACTGGATGGACTTTGATGTGGACACACAAAAGACTTTGAAGTTTCTCATAATGCGTTCACAAAAGCCTTTGGCG ATCCTGGTGGGTGGCACCTATCCCATGAACCTGAAAATGTTGCAGTCCCTGCTAAATGCCATTTACTCGTTCTTCACCCTTTTGCGCCGCTTTTACGGTTAA